Proteins from a genomic interval of Euwallacea fornicatus isolate EFF26 chromosome 1, ASM4011564v1, whole genome shotgun sequence:
- the LOC136339626 gene encoding uncharacterized protein isoform X3 has protein sequence MASKLMQMQARFQQKQMQEKEEKLTKMYESQQQRAFEKVGRSSAGSSGSNASSNGSSITSNVSIGSTGKGKVRQMFEERRQKAGIDKSYPLEPLKTKTNTRGPNGKTTATSTVKSSAMKSVSQTRNGKPVLHQKEAYRKAYNNNYSNGNFEDGGARTTAGYDILDGPNSDLVEFINPNIDDEEDIDNLPKIGFNDSYKQQPLYMTGKLANVGGKLPSQRFIENNNNNNNEEKTGGNVVSQKPEGVLKNEPKMAAKKPIAKTKPPPRSNSSVSSTTSQSPRHSPTQADHNVTASKQQAGSGAPSRAPHTNTRPSTKQIAKSSVTRDDLTDCKFCGRRFATDRLKVHEDICGKTGKKKRKAFDATKHRVQGTELESYVMKGGKKGASSKISSKPSASSKAGNWRKTHEEFISAIRAAKQAQAHVAKGGKLTDLPPPPPSSNPDYVQCPHCGRRFNESAAERHIPKCANYEFNKPKGGPQKSKPGKR, from the exons GCGAGGTTCCAACAGAAACAGATGCAAGAGAAGGAGGAAAAACTGACGAAAATGTACGAGAGCCAGCAACAGAGGGCGTTCGAGAAAGTGGGCAGAAGCAGTGCCGGGAGCAGCGGGAGTAACGCCAGCAGCAATGGCAGCAGCATAACGAGCAACGTCAGCATCGGATCGACTGGAAAAGGAAAA GTTCGCCAGATGTTCGAGGAACGCCGCCAAAAGGCCGGCATAGATAAAAGTTATCCTCTAGAACCGttgaaaacaaaaaccaaCACCCGGGGACCTAATGGTAAAACTACTGCAACCAGCACAGTTAAGTCGTCCGCGATGAAGTCCGTCAGTCAGACGCGTAATGGAAAACCTGTCCTCCATCAAAAGGAAGCCTACCGAAAGGCGTACAACAACAATTACTCGAATGGAAATTTCGAGGATGGTGGTGCTCGCACGACTGCCGGGTACGACATTCTAGATGGCCCTAATAGTGATTTGGTCGAATTTATCAACCCTAATATCGACGACGAAGAAGACATTGacaatttgccaaaaataG GGTTTAACGACAGTTATAAGCAACAGCCCTTGTACATGACTGGGAAGCTGGCCAATGTTGGGGGAAAGCTGCCGAGCCAGAGATTCATCGagaacaacaataacaacaataatgaAGAAAAGACTGGAGGAAACGTTGTAAGCCAAAAACCTGAAGGAGTTTTGAAGAACGAACCTAAA ATGGCCGCCAAGAAACCGATCGCCAAAACCAAACCTCCTCCGAGGTCGAATTCTTCAGTTTCTTCGACCACCAGTCAGTCACCACGCCACTCTCCGACTCAGGCTGATCATAATGTTACGGCCTCAAAGCAACAG GCTGGCAGCGGGGCACCGTCGCGGGCCCCCCACACCAACACGCGTCCATCGACGAAACAAATAGCGAAATCTTCGGTTACAAGGGACGATTTGACCGACTGTAAATTTTGTGGAAGACGTTTTGCGACAGATCGATTGAAGGTGCACGAAGACATCTGTGGTAAAACCGGgaagaagaaaagaaaagcCTTCGACGCCACCAAACACAGGGTCCAGGGAACGGAACTCGAGAGCTACGTGATGAAGGGCGGGAAGAAAGGGGCGAGCAGCAAG ATATCCTCAAAACCGTCGGCCTCCTCCAAGGCGGGCAACTGGCGAAAAACCCACGAGGAATTTATATCGGCCATTCGAGCGGCCAAGCAGGCCCAGGCCCATGTGGCCAAGGGTGGCAAGTTGACCGACTTACCTCCACCGCCACCGTCCAGTAACCCCGATTATGTGCAGTGTCCGCACTGCGGTAGAAg GTTTAACGAGTCGGCTGCAGAGCGGCACATTCCGAAGTGCGCAAACTATGAATTCAACAAGCCCAAGGGCGGTCCGCAGAAAAGTAAACCCGGAAAAAGATAA
- the LOC136339626 gene encoding uncharacterized protein isoform X1, with product MASKLMQMQARFQQKQMQEKEEKLTKMYESQQQRAFEKVGRSSAGSSGSNASSNGSSITSNVSIGSTGKGKVRQMFEERRQKAGIDKSYPLEPLKTKTNTRGPNGKTTATSTVKSSAMKSVSQTRNGKPVLHQKEAYRKAYNNNYSNGNFEDGGARTTAGYDILDGPNSDLVEFINPNIDDEEDIDNLPKIGFNDSYKQQPLYMTGKLANVGGKLPSQRFIENNNNNNNEEKTGGNVVSQKPEGVLKNEPKMAAKKPIAKTKPPPRSNSSVSSTTSQSPRHSPTQADHNVTASKQQAGSGAPSRAPHTNTRPSTKQIAKSSVTRDDLTDCKFCGRRFATDRLKVHEDICGKTGKKKRKAFDATKHRVQGTELESYVMKGGKKGASSKKNMDMAPTSKNINKISSKPSASSKAGNWRKTHEEFISAIRAAKQAQAHVAKGGKLTDLPPPPPSSNPDYVQCPHCGRRFNESAAERHIPKCANYEFNKPKGGPQKSKPGKR from the exons GCGAGGTTCCAACAGAAACAGATGCAAGAGAAGGAGGAAAAACTGACGAAAATGTACGAGAGCCAGCAACAGAGGGCGTTCGAGAAAGTGGGCAGAAGCAGTGCCGGGAGCAGCGGGAGTAACGCCAGCAGCAATGGCAGCAGCATAACGAGCAACGTCAGCATCGGATCGACTGGAAAAGGAAAA GTTCGCCAGATGTTCGAGGAACGCCGCCAAAAGGCCGGCATAGATAAAAGTTATCCTCTAGAACCGttgaaaacaaaaaccaaCACCCGGGGACCTAATGGTAAAACTACTGCAACCAGCACAGTTAAGTCGTCCGCGATGAAGTCCGTCAGTCAGACGCGTAATGGAAAACCTGTCCTCCATCAAAAGGAAGCCTACCGAAAGGCGTACAACAACAATTACTCGAATGGAAATTTCGAGGATGGTGGTGCTCGCACGACTGCCGGGTACGACATTCTAGATGGCCCTAATAGTGATTTGGTCGAATTTATCAACCCTAATATCGACGACGAAGAAGACATTGacaatttgccaaaaataG GGTTTAACGACAGTTATAAGCAACAGCCCTTGTACATGACTGGGAAGCTGGCCAATGTTGGGGGAAAGCTGCCGAGCCAGAGATTCATCGagaacaacaataacaacaataatgaAGAAAAGACTGGAGGAAACGTTGTAAGCCAAAAACCTGAAGGAGTTTTGAAGAACGAACCTAAA ATGGCCGCCAAGAAACCGATCGCCAAAACCAAACCTCCTCCGAGGTCGAATTCTTCAGTTTCTTCGACCACCAGTCAGTCACCACGCCACTCTCCGACTCAGGCTGATCATAATGTTACGGCCTCAAAGCAACAG GCTGGCAGCGGGGCACCGTCGCGGGCCCCCCACACCAACACGCGTCCATCGACGAAACAAATAGCGAAATCTTCGGTTACAAGGGACGATTTGACCGACTGTAAATTTTGTGGAAGACGTTTTGCGACAGATCGATTGAAGGTGCACGAAGACATCTGTGGTAAAACCGGgaagaagaaaagaaaagcCTTCGACGCCACCAAACACAGGGTCCAGGGAACGGAACTCGAGAGCTACGTGATGAAGGGCGGGAAGAAAGGGGCGAGCAGCAAG aaaaacATGGATATGGCACCAACgtcgaaaaatataaataag ATATCCTCAAAACCGTCGGCCTCCTCCAAGGCGGGCAACTGGCGAAAAACCCACGAGGAATTTATATCGGCCATTCGAGCGGCCAAGCAGGCCCAGGCCCATGTGGCCAAGGGTGGCAAGTTGACCGACTTACCTCCACCGCCACCGTCCAGTAACCCCGATTATGTGCAGTGTCCGCACTGCGGTAGAAg GTTTAACGAGTCGGCTGCAGAGCGGCACATTCCGAAGTGCGCAAACTATGAATTCAACAAGCCCAAGGGCGGTCCGCAGAAAAGTAAACCCGGAAAAAGATAA
- the LOC136339626 gene encoding uncharacterized protein isoform X2, with translation MSVCKLLARFQQKQMQEKEEKLTKMYESQQQRAFEKVGRSSAGSSGSNASSNGSSITSNVSIGSTGKGKVRQMFEERRQKAGIDKSYPLEPLKTKTNTRGPNGKTTATSTVKSSAMKSVSQTRNGKPVLHQKEAYRKAYNNNYSNGNFEDGGARTTAGYDILDGPNSDLVEFINPNIDDEEDIDNLPKIGFNDSYKQQPLYMTGKLANVGGKLPSQRFIENNNNNNNEEKTGGNVVSQKPEGVLKNEPKMAAKKPIAKTKPPPRSNSSVSSTTSQSPRHSPTQADHNVTASKQQAGSGAPSRAPHTNTRPSTKQIAKSSVTRDDLTDCKFCGRRFATDRLKVHEDICGKTGKKKRKAFDATKHRVQGTELESYVMKGGKKGASSKKNMDMAPTSKNINKISSKPSASSKAGNWRKTHEEFISAIRAAKQAQAHVAKGGKLTDLPPPPPSSNPDYVQCPHCGRRFNESAAERHIPKCANYEFNKPKGGPQKSKPGKR, from the exons GCGAGGTTCCAACAGAAACAGATGCAAGAGAAGGAGGAAAAACTGACGAAAATGTACGAGAGCCAGCAACAGAGGGCGTTCGAGAAAGTGGGCAGAAGCAGTGCCGGGAGCAGCGGGAGTAACGCCAGCAGCAATGGCAGCAGCATAACGAGCAACGTCAGCATCGGATCGACTGGAAAAGGAAAA GTTCGCCAGATGTTCGAGGAACGCCGCCAAAAGGCCGGCATAGATAAAAGTTATCCTCTAGAACCGttgaaaacaaaaaccaaCACCCGGGGACCTAATGGTAAAACTACTGCAACCAGCACAGTTAAGTCGTCCGCGATGAAGTCCGTCAGTCAGACGCGTAATGGAAAACCTGTCCTCCATCAAAAGGAAGCCTACCGAAAGGCGTACAACAACAATTACTCGAATGGAAATTTCGAGGATGGTGGTGCTCGCACGACTGCCGGGTACGACATTCTAGATGGCCCTAATAGTGATTTGGTCGAATTTATCAACCCTAATATCGACGACGAAGAAGACATTGacaatttgccaaaaataG GGTTTAACGACAGTTATAAGCAACAGCCCTTGTACATGACTGGGAAGCTGGCCAATGTTGGGGGAAAGCTGCCGAGCCAGAGATTCATCGagaacaacaataacaacaataatgaAGAAAAGACTGGAGGAAACGTTGTAAGCCAAAAACCTGAAGGAGTTTTGAAGAACGAACCTAAA ATGGCCGCCAAGAAACCGATCGCCAAAACCAAACCTCCTCCGAGGTCGAATTCTTCAGTTTCTTCGACCACCAGTCAGTCACCACGCCACTCTCCGACTCAGGCTGATCATAATGTTACGGCCTCAAAGCAACAG GCTGGCAGCGGGGCACCGTCGCGGGCCCCCCACACCAACACGCGTCCATCGACGAAACAAATAGCGAAATCTTCGGTTACAAGGGACGATTTGACCGACTGTAAATTTTGTGGAAGACGTTTTGCGACAGATCGATTGAAGGTGCACGAAGACATCTGTGGTAAAACCGGgaagaagaaaagaaaagcCTTCGACGCCACCAAACACAGGGTCCAGGGAACGGAACTCGAGAGCTACGTGATGAAGGGCGGGAAGAAAGGGGCGAGCAGCAAG aaaaacATGGATATGGCACCAACgtcgaaaaatataaataag ATATCCTCAAAACCGTCGGCCTCCTCCAAGGCGGGCAACTGGCGAAAAACCCACGAGGAATTTATATCGGCCATTCGAGCGGCCAAGCAGGCCCAGGCCCATGTGGCCAAGGGTGGCAAGTTGACCGACTTACCTCCACCGCCACCGTCCAGTAACCCCGATTATGTGCAGTGTCCGCACTGCGGTAGAAg GTTTAACGAGTCGGCTGCAGAGCGGCACATTCCGAAGTGCGCAAACTATGAATTCAACAAGCCCAAGGGCGGTCCGCAGAAAAGTAAACCCGGAAAAAGATAA